Genomic segment of Oryzias melastigma strain HK-1 linkage group LG21, ASM292280v2, whole genome shotgun sequence:
AGGATTTATTTATCCTTCAAATggtcctatttttttcttccttctttttcttgttcCTTCTATCAGGAAAGTGATGGATACCAACCACAGGGAAAGATGGGTCTCCAACAACACCTACTGGGAGCTCCGCAAAAACCCCGGCTTCATCAACATGGAACCCACTGTGAACCTGTGGTAGCACGCGGACCGCCATCGCCGCAGACGAGCGTCACCTATGCACAACAAGGGGTCGGGACGGAACACCTGCCTGTGAAATGTCCGTGTGCATGGATATGACAGACTGAGCAGCCAGCGACCCGGCCGAGGTTCTAAAGGCAGAACTACTAAAATTGGGTTGTCGGGGCAACGGTCGGAGTACCCCCATGTAGATCTTTTGACCTTTGAGCTTGTCCTTGCCTTAAAAAGACCCCCGAACAAGCCGCAGCATTAGGCGCCTTTTAGTTGAAGCCATCGgatctccagcagcagcagcagtttggTTAGAGTAGTTTTTATTTCCTACAATATTGTGCATGTTTAGAGAGAAGCTTTCACCGGCTCGAGCCGTTATTTACTGTATCATCAAAAACTGTAGTAAAGAAGaggtatttttataaaatatctgGACTTTAGCGAAAGAGAGCATTATGTGAACTGgcagatttcatttatttttgcctttttattactgTTGAATCTGTGAGTTGGAGGTTTTCTCAACTGGAGAACGACTCATTCGAAGATGAACGCAGTCGGCAtttttaatgattcattttcaatAGCGGCTAAAGGCGAACTGATCGAAACCTAACGCACAGAATGCCATGCAAACACCCCCTCAACCATCTCCTCTgagtcacaaacacacaaaccttctgtttgttatttaaaaaaaagatgtgtttaaGGCGAAGAAGttattagaaatgttttctctgCCGTTGGCCCATCCcttgggggagtggtgagctgcagacactgcCGCGTTTGTGAACGATTTGGTAGTTTAGCCCCCCCAATCTAACCCTTTGAGTCATTGGTCGTGGATTTAgatccagtctcagggcggacactctaccactaggCCACAAAGTTGGAGAAAAATCCTCGATTGCAAAATTTTACCATTCGAATTTGTGGTTCTTTACCTATTTTAGAAGAAAGAGgtatttaaaaactgcaaaaacggaacagaaaatataaagtaaGCACTGAAcagaaatattatatatatatatattgttgcTTTAAGTAACTTTGCCTTATTggaaattttaaaatgactcaaaattctagaaaatcTTCTAAAGTATTAAAACATAGACAAAAGAActataacattattttttttaagaaaaaagtaaaattttcataAAAGAACCCTCAAAAACAGAAGTACCTCATTCAATCAATTAAAGtcttacttgttttatttttcttcttattatttattcaaattatgtcCTTTCTGAGTCACCGGAGACACCTGCTGGTCACCTTTAAAACTGCAGGAGAGTTTTCCCATCATGTGCATCAACTCCAATCAAGAACCTTTGCAAACCACCAGGTAGCGGTTTgaaaatgtgtatatttattGCAAAGCAGTTaagctttaatgtttttcaaagtaaaaaatagtcattttttatgttctgcAGGGTCAGGACactgaaggacaaaaaaaaacatactgtgTGAAGCAGatttatcttgtgttttcatACGGTActgcaaaccaaaaaaatatatatataactacTTCTTTGCATCTTCAATCCTACTCATTTCCTAAAAATTCTTGTGCAcatgaaattttaatttagcaGAAGACAAACGCTCCAACTCTTCAGTTTCAATCGCTGTGCCTTAATGCATTTAACAATGCCTCACCTACACACAACTGAAGGGAACCCCTCACCGAGaatatgaaagaaaatcatCATTAACTCCCCACCTGCAGACACGATGATTGAGGACTTATGGACAGGACTGTCTCCTGAAggtttattcttattattaacCTGCTTGCAGAGTTGAAAAAGTGACTAAACCATCGCCGCTGGACGTGGAGGGAAGAAGCTGCGCTTTGCTTAGTGTCAGTAACATAAAACGTAGTGGAGGGAAAAGACAACCTCACGCTCTCTTCAGCCATCATTCCACCTGCATGTCTAGACAACTTAGCTTGCCAATGAATGTTTGCAAAGCCTTATgggaaaacaaattaaaaaaaatgtttttgttttaaaaaattgggcACTTTTTCTTTGAACTGAAGCACTATGTCAGCTGACTTTCATTTGTTTCCTGATGGATCCCCTCTAAAGtgcaattttaataaagaacatATCTTTCCATGAACACGGTACACTGCTGCTGCATAGTGCTTGTTCTAATAAAAGAGCAAAACTGGGGAGGAGTCTGAGTGGTTTATACGTTCAAATGTGTTTCTCCATTTAGATAAAATAATCTCAGATTGTTAATCCCTTTTTACAAATGTTATTTCCTATTATTATTCTGGTTTGAATTCAGCTGGGAAGAAAGAAACTAGGAAAACCTGTATTTCCtgcatcaaaaatgttcatgtgaccgagaactgaaattaaaaaacttgACATCCCCTTATTTATACAaaggccctaaagggacattaaagttaaaaaaaaaaaaacataatttttttctaaaaattgaagttaaaaaaagtttgggttACAAACTGGTGcccaccagttactatctgtaAGTACCAGTtccttcaatgtttttttcctaagtTATTTCTAAATAGCCTGTGTTCAGAAAACTATTCACACCAAAGCAGGCGTCTCCTTCCTGTGTGCAATGAAGGCTCTGCatccatatttatttatttatacatttttgccaACAGGCTGAAGCCCATTATTAGGCTAATTCACACactaaaatcacaaaatcttGATATAAATAtaccacatatatatatatagatatatattggAAACTGGATGATctataacttcttttttttaatttatagataATTTGGTTTTGTCAACAATTCAGGCTTGAGTTTAACTGTTGCATTCTTTGTTGTTTTACCTCTAATCAAACCTAAATGTCAACTAAAAGTCTTTATTACTAAAACATCACATGGATATCATCTGTTACATGTTTAAAGCCACAGATACCTTCATGAATgtcaatttaaagtaaaactattgcAGAATTCTTGATCCTGTAGctttagaatttttctttttaaaacagaaacttttatcAAGGCAAAACACTGCAATAACACACCACTTAACTGTGttaaataaacactaaaatgtTGGAAGAAAATGACCTTAATCTAGACAAAAGCAGCTGCATTTGTAAAAATTGGGAAAAGATTCCCTTAATGACTAAACTACTTTTAAGAAGTTGCAATCACTTAAAAAAGCtgcaattttttatatatatatttggtctTTCGTAGCTGCAAACCTTGCATATCAGAAATGAAGTCTAAGTCTGCAGAGCGTGCAGTGATGGCTCCTCAGAGAAAAGCTGGAGCCTCACTGCAGCCTTCAGAGTGACCATCAACAGACACCCGCACACATTCATCACCAGTAATTGGCTTTATTTTTAGGCTTCGGAGCCATTATTGAAGCAGGAACTCTGTGGGGTTCAACTCCAACGAGGGAGAGCTCCAGTCGCTATGCTTGATAAATACATCACTGTACATGTGCATGATGAGAAATACTGCAAGGAGGAGCACCACAATGCAGGAGAATAAAAGACATGGGGGGGCAggagaacaaaaaatgtttttttacaaaatcaatacaaatactTCAATAAGTCTCATAATATgagcaataaaaatgttctgcttttggCAAATCAAATATCATTTCCTAttaaaaagtttgcatttttgtccagatgtGATGATTAAAAAGTTCAACAGTTATGTACATCTGATGTCCAAAAAGCTTAAAGATAACACATATAATATATAcccttttgggttttttttctgactgttcCTTTTAGATTTTTCTCCTAAATCGCCTCCATCTTTGCACCATTTTGTCCAGATTATCTTAAATTagttcaatcaaacatttttctggtTCTTATGAGTCATTATTAGATTAAATCCCATcaggtattttctttttttagttaatttatatttaaaattctgCAGTTATTTCATGATGTAACAAGAGGGAGGATTGGTTTTTAATCTGGATTAAGCGGCTTcttcaaaaaagttttagtttgtgTATAAACTGAAACACTTTGATTATACAGCACATTCCAAATTATcatgtaaattgtatttaaatgtcaaagataaaattgttttttaactaaactCGTGGATGATATTGTGTCTCTGGACTCTTTGAATCACTGAAATCAATCTCAGACACATGATCATTAGTTTACCAGGTGAGTTAAATTAAAGGGAAAACTACTAACGTTCTAAATGATGAAGCAGAACAACTTTTTAAGCAATATGACAAAGAAAAAGGATCTAAAAGTTTGAAATAGTTAAAAGCTCTAGATCAGCCTTGGATATTTCACAAAGGTGAATCATCACACTATTacgagagcagctgctaaaataccattaTAAAACAACAAGCACATATTTGAagctgcatttttaaacatttttgatcacaGATAAGAGCTGTGTTAACCCTGGATGGTCCAGATGGATGGAGTAGAAGATGGTTGGAGGATGGCCACTATGTCCCGACAAGGCTGCAACGTCAGCAAGGAGGTGGTGGAGTCATGGTTTGGGCTAAAATCATGGGGAGGGAGCTGGTCGACCCCTTTAGGACCCTGGAGGTGTGGCTGACCACTGTCTTCCGTGTTACAAAAAGAAGCGTGCTTTCCGTAACAAAATCATCATGCTGCGAGGAACAAGTGCTGTGACAAACTTAAATGGATATTGTCATGTTCTCAAATAGAAAAAAGGATCCAGCTGCTCACTTATTagaatgcttattttttttaaaccactgaaCATgtttctcacgtgcatctgagaCTATGACGCCTATCACGCGCGCCACATtggctcccttttagtgaatcaaataaaaaaaatacttgttctcatccatcgccgtgtttgtgttgatttgcataattatgatttaatgcaaactgtcatttcaaaattttgtcttttcaaaacTCCTagtttcgataaagttttgcacatatgtgtaaTGAAACGCAGCTCCTGGCTTCTATGAGTATAAAAGGAGATAAACTGATGGAGTGGCCCCCATCCTCCCCTGACCTCAACCCCATAGAGAACATCTTCAAGCTAAATATCTGTGAGGGTGGAGGCAGTTCACATCTtaaacagcagctctgggagGCTATTCTGACGTCCAGAAGAAACTTTCCAACTTTCCATTGTGAAGCTGCTACAAAATAAGGGCTCCTATGTTCAAATGTAACTTAACCCATTAAGATGTTTGCGATTGgatttcagtaaatatgacctcctaatgtagcaaattcaacaaatctttaaaatgttgtggATTTCTAATAATATGGAACATTGTAATCTATTTAAGAAATACTgtttattaaataacatttaatatttactCTAATGATTAGTGACTTTAAAATTATGCTGATGGTTATCGCATTGagtattaagaaaaatatagttTGCATACTAACTTGGAACATGCTGTATATGTACTGTCAGTaacaaggtttttgtttttccacagaagCACCGGATGATAAATGTGAGACTTAAAACACTCAgctaaacaacagaaaatgagATTTCAAATATACTTTCTTCTAGTCATTTTCAGGTGCTGGAATATGTGATCAAcctcaaaaagcctaaatagtGTCTTTAAGGTCAGTTTTAACCTGACAATCAAACAAGTCATGGAGCTGCACTGTGATGATGGactacaaaaatatacataaagcTGATAATCTCACTGTGACTGTTTACAAGTTGGAGGAGAAACTGCTGATGCTGGAGGAGATTATTTGCTGGCGGCCATAATCTTGATGTACTGGAGCGCACTGTGAGCTGCGTCGTTGTGCGCGTTGCTGCAGGAGATGCCGGTGCCGTGGCACACGGTCACCGGGGAGGTGGACAGCTCCGCCAGGCACTGGTACTGTCCGTTCACGGTCAGCTCGTCTGCAAGCAGCAAGTTATAGATTTCCAATGAGTCTCTCTCTCTTTTCCTTAAAATCTGATCACTATTAGTGACACATGGTTTCTATACACATACACTTAGTGTGTTTCTGATTGCTTCATGTGTTGAAGTAACTACAATCAGTGATCTGTACTTTATCCCAATCAAGCAGCTAATGCTAATTCTAACAGAAGCGTATTAAAGGAATGCTATCTAAAGGCTAGCAGGTTGTGGGAAAGGGGCAAAATGCAAATGTAGATCTAATCTCACCAATATCAAAGTATGTGACTTCAAAGCCTTGCTCTTTGGAAAGCTCCAACATCAACTGAATGTAATCCATGTTGGGAATGCTCAGTGGGTTTCTCCTCAACAGGTTTATCTTCTCTGCCGTGGAGCTTCTTATGGCGTCAAATCGGACATTCGGTTTTGGATTCTGTGAAAGTAGAGAAGGAAACTTTTACTAAAAAGATGTTTCTGAGATGAGATGTTCCTGCAGAGGACAGAGTTTCCACTGACCCATGTGATTTCTGAGCATCCTGACAAACTCTGAAGCTTCGCCAtcattttctctgcagcagccttctttgctgcttttttggAACTCCCTGTAGCTGCAAAACAAACCACaactttagaagaaaaaagaactCAAACgtgcaaagattttttttaaaacacgcACCTTTTTCTGTCAAAGATTCCAGTCTGCAGGTGACTGTGAACTCTCTGATGTGTGGGGGGCCGGTCTCTCGTAACACTGTGTACTCGGGGAGACGCCAACCTCTCTGCAGCGCCAACTCCTGCATGAAGCAAAGAGCAAACATTGAGCAAATCTCAGTTCTTTAAAGGCTCAACAAATCTGATAAAacgttttacaataaaaagtaaaaaggagAATGAAGTACCTGCAGTAACCCCACAGAATTAGGAAGATGgttgtttgtttctgctgcagcttcattACTTTGACCCATCAAAGCAACATTTCTGTCAAGAATTAAAGCTTAATTAATCTTCAGTTAAAATGAGAGAATTATTCCAACTATTATGTcccaaaagcaaataaataaaccttaaatctgattattttaGCAAACCAATGACCCTAATATTTATCGGCTCACCCATTCAGGTCTACTTACCCAGCTCCAGCGTCCGTATACAGAATATTCAGAGCACCTTCTGCAGCTTGGTGCTTCGCAGCTTTTTTAGTGGTACCCTGACCTGAAATAAAACGCAATTAATCCGCTTCATTATCCACATCAATAACTGCACACAATATTCAAATAAACAGCTTATtctgaacatgttttaaattcctaatttacttttttcaatgaaaacaacaattattttaagcattttgtgCTGCTATCTCATCTTTTGTGAAAACTATTTCACTAAAAAGAAGATGTGaagaaattgttgtttttattttgacaaaagaaaagcccatatgaatcaataaaaatgtatgtcaaACTGactaaattcaataaaataataaattcaattttattaataaataaaaatgtaccaaataAATCAACCAGAATAGAGAAGTGTTTTTACTAGCTATCCTTTGGTGTTTTTGGTCATTGGACAGCCCGATATGtgactaattaattaattaattattccctgcacagattttactgtttcaAAGTAATATCAAtctcaaatctaaaaaaaaaataaataaaaagtcatctCTGTTGGTAAGACTGCAGCATACCTACGCATGTGACCTCTCCGACTGTGACACTGAAGACAAAGCTGGGCTGGTGATCCTGGCCTTCAGCCTTCTCCAACATGTACACTGGAAGGTTCCCACTTTTGATTCCATATTCATGCAGGATTTGAATTGGAGTCTTCCCAGGATTATGCCACAGAGTCTCCCCTGTGTTAAGGCTGATGAAAAGCAAgtagacaaaaacataaaagaggaagaataaaaactgaatcttaatgACAACACAAAGAATTAATAAAAACCCTTTTTGGGGAGCAGTTTTAGCGAAGACCCATCATGTAGTGATGTGAGGTTCTGTATCGAGGCTTCGAGGCGTGTGTCGAGTAGTGTAGGAGGAGCTTCCGTGAAGCGCGTATCGAGGCTTGCTTCATCTAGGGGAGGAGCTAAGAACAATGACATCTGAAGCTTCGCTGCCCGGCTGTACCACGTGACTAATTCCTGAGGTGGTTCAGGTAGAGCCGCGAGTCTCAACAGCGGCATGAATCCTTCAGGCTCCATTCAGTGAGACACAAGAGATTTAGGGGAAActgttgtttaaataataataaaaaaaaaatgtttcataaacaataatcactCGTCATATCTCAGTGTTACAAAAGTGCGATCATTATGCACAGTAGTCCTTAATTCATTGCCTGagttacattcttaaaaaaaaaatggatgggcAATATCTGTGAAAGATtcctctttatatttatttagaataccAGTAATTATAGACGTCTTATGGGTGTACACCCCCACTTTAATTTAGTGATGAGACGTTCTGTATGGAAGCTTCACGGCTGGTGCCGCCGCAGAGAAGGGAGGAGGAGTTTCTCGGTATGCAGAGGCTCCTCAAGAGTTTTGACACCGTCATAAATCCTGCAGGCTCCATTCATAATGCGGGTGTTTGATGGAGAGTTACGATTGGTGAGTTTAGAGATAGTTCGGACTGAGGTAGAGATAGTTTGGAGAACGTCTGTAAATTTagaggaataataataaaatgactaatgaaacaaatattctgTCCCTTCAAACACTGATCTGATTTCAATGTTAATAGGATCATTGTCCAAACTCTTCATCCTGTGACACTGCTTTTTCATGTATAtatgtttaaggaaaaaaaggtttatttacattttttttttaatttcattgaaGCACCTGTTTCACACTTTAGAAGAGACACCCCCCAAATTACTGGTTTAGTACCAGCACACATTAAATCCACCTATACTCTTACCTcactttaatttatcatttttataattttatagtttttctttgaggttttgaaaaaataatcttgtttacatttatttttatcaatacataagcaaacacacacagtgaaAGTTTACAGCAATGGACATGTTTTgtaaactactttattttactaacaTGTTTGTACatggtgttttattttcaaaatgccacagatcaaattttgctgttattttttgtgtccactagATGTCCTACTAGAGCAAATGAAGCTCATGAAGCATTGCTCTTTAGTGAACCAATTTAGACAAAGGCTTCAGTGCTTCAAGAAAGCTTCATTTGCACATCACTACCATCATgcattgctgctgctgctctatTTGTATcgataaaacatttagaatattgATTTAAAGGGGGGATTATATTTGTTATGGAAACAATTTCACtattatactgttttttaacCTACATTTTCACTTCAAGACgccatttaaaatatttctatctACCCGCTTCAGAAGCGTTACGTTTGAATGCCTTTTAAGTAACTAAATAGATAGTAAATGGTTAACAAAATAGGAATAAAATACTAACCTCGTTTCGGGGGTAGCTGCTGTATTCGCTGGTGTCTGAAATTCCTCCTgggacattttaaaacattagactGTCACTCGGATAATTCTGGTTTTACCCTTAACTAAAACTCAAACTCGGTGGTTTGATGTAGAATGAGGACATTTGAGTGTAGTTGGCTTAAATAAAGTACaattaaaacatcaacaaataaaTAGCAGCTTCGccgggagggaaaaaaatgtccgACATCAACATCCGGGTCAACGAAAGGTCAATGATTCAAAGCAACACAAACGTGATttagtgccctctagtggcgaGACCATTGATTTATGGGTGAGACTTATATACAGTCTAAGGTGAGACTGTAATTGCAGCCAGAAGGAACAATAGATAGTGGTAAAACAAAATGCTCACAAATTTAGCAatgctaggttttttttttttaagattatatcATATAGAATTTTATCTCgaataaaatgtattctgaataaaataaaaattccagaaaatacaataaaaataatcatttgcaAGGTACTTTGGGATTAATAATGTACTCTATCTATGCTAGTTTAGGGTCAAgctaattacaaaaatatatatatttatatatttttccacatatttCAATTCACATCTATTT
This window contains:
- the prkra gene encoding interferon-inducible double-stranded RNA-dependent protein kinase activator A homolog, encoding MSQEEFQTPANTAATPETSLNTGETLWHNPGKTPIQILHEYGIKSGNLPVYMLEKAEGQDHQPSFVFSVTVGEVTCVGQGTTKKAAKHQAAEGALNILYTDAGAGNVALMGQSNEAAAETNNHLPNSVGLLQELALQRGWRLPEYTVLRETGPPHIREFTVTCRLESLTEKATGSSKKAAKKAAAEKMMAKLQSLSGCSEITWNPKPNVRFDAIRSSTAEKINLLRRNPLSIPNMDYIQLMLELSKEQGFEVTYFDIDELTVNGQYQCLAELSTSPVTVCHGTGISCSNAHNDAAHSALQYIKIMAASK